One part of the Streptomyces sp. NBC_00286 genome encodes these proteins:
- the dxs gene encoding 1-deoxy-D-xylulose-5-phosphate synthase: MTILETIRGPRDLKALSEADINQLADEIREFLVHAVARTGGHLGPNLGVVELSIALHRVFESPVDRIVWDTGHQSYVHKLLTGRQDFSKLRGKGGLSGYPSREESEHDIVENSHASTALGWADGLAKARQVQGEKGHVVAVIGDGALTGGMAWEALNNIAAAKDRPLIIVVNDNERSYSPTIGGLANHLATLRTTDSYEKVLAWGKDVLLNTPIIGTTIYESLHGAKKGFKDAFAPQGMFEDLGLKYVGPIDGHDVGAVESALRRAKRFHGPVLIHCLTEKGRGYEPALAHEEDHFHTVGVMDPLTCEPLSPSNGPAWTAVFGDEIVRIGEEREDVVAITAAMLHPVGLAKFAERFPDRVWDVGIAEQHAAVSAAGLATGGLHPVVAVYATFLNRAFDQLLMDVALHRCGVTFVLDRAGVTGVDGPSHNGMWDMSILQVVPGLRIAAPRDADQLRAQLREAVAVDDAPTLLRFPKESVGPSIEAVDRVGGLDVLHRGERPEVLLVAVGVMAPVCLQAAELLEARGVNCTVVDPRWVKPVDPALPPLAAEHRLVAVVEDNSRAAGVGAAVALALGDAEVDVPVRRFGIPEQFLAHAKRGEVLADIGLTPVEIAGRISVGLATRASSPDGPEAELAAAKVHVSKEKQA; the protein is encoded by the coding sequence GTGACGATTCTGGAGACGATCCGGGGACCACGCGACCTGAAGGCGCTGTCCGAGGCGGATATCAATCAACTGGCGGACGAGATAAGGGAGTTCCTGGTGCACGCGGTCGCCAGGACCGGCGGGCATCTCGGGCCCAATCTGGGGGTGGTGGAACTCTCCATCGCACTCCACCGGGTCTTCGAGTCGCCCGTCGACCGCATCGTGTGGGACACCGGCCATCAGAGCTACGTACACAAGTTGTTGACGGGACGTCAGGACTTCTCCAAGCTGCGCGGCAAGGGCGGCCTGTCCGGCTACCCCTCGCGTGAGGAGTCCGAGCACGACATCGTCGAGAACAGCCACGCCTCCACCGCGCTCGGCTGGGCCGACGGTCTCGCCAAGGCCCGCCAGGTGCAAGGGGAGAAGGGCCATGTCGTCGCGGTCATCGGGGACGGCGCGCTCACCGGCGGCATGGCATGGGAGGCGCTGAACAACATCGCCGCCGCCAAGGACCGGCCGCTGATCATCGTCGTCAACGACAACGAGCGCTCGTACTCGCCGACCATAGGGGGCCTCGCCAACCATCTCGCGACGCTGCGGACCACCGACAGCTACGAGAAGGTGCTGGCCTGGGGCAAGGACGTGCTGCTGAACACGCCCATCATCGGGACCACGATCTACGAATCGCTGCACGGCGCGAAGAAGGGCTTCAAGGACGCGTTCGCACCGCAGGGCATGTTCGAGGATCTGGGGCTGAAGTACGTCGGGCCGATCGACGGGCACGACGTGGGTGCGGTGGAGTCGGCGCTGCGGCGCGCGAAACGGTTCCACGGGCCCGTACTCATCCACTGTCTGACGGAGAAGGGGCGCGGTTACGAACCCGCGCTCGCCCACGAGGAGGACCACTTCCACACGGTCGGAGTGATGGACCCGCTGACCTGCGAGCCGTTGTCGCCCTCCAACGGGCCTGCCTGGACTGCGGTGTTCGGCGACGAGATCGTACGGATCGGGGAGGAGCGCGAGGACGTCGTGGCGATCACGGCGGCCATGCTGCACCCGGTGGGCCTGGCGAAGTTCGCGGAGCGGTTCCCCGACCGGGTGTGGGACGTCGGCATCGCCGAGCAGCACGCCGCGGTGTCCGCGGCCGGGCTGGCGACGGGCGGACTGCATCCGGTGGTCGCGGTGTACGCGACCTTCCTGAACCGTGCCTTCGACCAGCTGCTGATGGATGTCGCGCTGCATCGCTGCGGCGTGACCTTCGTGCTCGACCGGGCCGGAGTCACCGGAGTGGACGGGCCGTCGCACAACGGCATGTGGGACATGTCCATCCTGCAGGTCGTCCCGGGGCTGAGGATCGCCGCGCCGCGTGACGCCGACCAACTGCGGGCCCAGCTGCGGGAGGCGGTGGCCGTGGACGACGCGCCGACGCTGCTGCGCTTCCCCAAGGAGTCGGTGGGACCGTCGATCGAGGCGGTCGACCGGGTGGGCGGTCTGGACGTACTGCACCGGGGCGAGAGGCCCGAAGTGCTCCTGGTGGCCGTCGGTGTGATGGCGCCGGTGTGTCTCCAGGCGGCCGAGCTGTTGGAGGCGCGGGGCGTCAACTGCACGGTCGTCGACCCGCGTTGGGTCAAGCCCGTCGACCCCGCGCTGCCCCCGCTCGCCGCCGAACACCGCCTGGTCGCCGTGGTCGAAGACAACAGCCGGGCCGCCGGCGTCGGTGCGGCAGTCGCCCTCGCCCTGGGAGATGCCGAAGTCGACGTACCCGTACGGAGGTTCGGGATTCCGGAGCAGTTCCTCGCGCACGCCAAGCGTGGGGAGGTGCTGGCCGACATCGGTCTCACACCCGTCGAGATCGCGGGACGGATCAGCGTGGGACTGGCCACCCGGGCGTCGAGCCCGGACGGCCCGGAGGCCGAACTCGCCGCCGCCAAGGTGCACGTGTCCAAGGAGAAACAGGCATGA
- a CDS encoding tyrosine-protein phosphatase, whose translation MTQQVPSTEPELTGVRNFRDVGGLPTEDGRRLAPGLLFRSGHLAHATEEDAAFLASLGLHTIFDFRNDADKKLEGPDVELPGVRNVNLPLTDPAHGAEFWTMVRDGDLDQLRKILADGKAANRMIASYRSIIKERTPEHSQVLHAMAEDSVPALMHCAAGKDRAGLSIAITLLALGVEREAIVTDYLKSNAPHRRYKVRRSGSAAAAYSPEVMELLSPLFDARAEYLAAAFETIEDTWGDVDTYLEQGLHVTPKTRERLRERFLD comes from the coding sequence GTGACGCAGCAGGTCCCGTCGACCGAGCCCGAGCTGACCGGAGTTCGCAACTTCCGCGATGTGGGCGGCCTGCCGACCGAGGACGGCCGACGCCTGGCGCCCGGACTGCTGTTCCGCAGCGGCCATCTCGCGCACGCGACCGAGGAGGACGCCGCGTTCCTCGCCTCGCTGGGCCTGCACACGATCTTCGACTTCCGCAATGACGCGGACAAGAAGCTGGAGGGCCCGGACGTAGAGCTGCCGGGCGTGCGGAATGTGAACCTGCCGCTGACCGATCCGGCCCACGGTGCCGAGTTCTGGACGATGGTCCGCGACGGCGATCTGGACCAGCTGCGCAAGATCCTCGCGGACGGCAAGGCGGCGAACCGGATGATCGCGTCCTACCGCTCGATCATCAAGGAGCGCACTCCCGAGCACTCACAGGTGCTGCACGCGATGGCCGAGGACAGCGTGCCCGCACTGATGCACTGCGCGGCGGGCAAGGACCGCGCGGGCCTGTCCATCGCCATCACGCTCCTCGCCCTCGGCGTCGAGCGCGAGGCCATCGTCACGGACTACCTGAAGTCGAACGCCCCCCACCGCCGCTACAAAGTGCGCCGCAGCGGCTCCGCGGCCGCGGCCTACTCCCCCGAGGTCATGGAACTCCTCAGCCCGCTCTTCGACGCCCGCGCCGAATACCTCGCGGCGGCGTTCGAAACGATCGAGGACACCTGGGGCGACGTCGACACCTACCTGGAACAGGGCCTGCACGTAACCCCGAAGACGCGGGAGCGACTCCGGGAACGCTTCCTCGACTGA
- a CDS encoding helix-turn-helix domain-containing protein: MSPTEPGTAEEPSAELPSVAPQLRELRRRASLTLEAAARAVGLSPAHLSRLETGRRQPSLPMLLALARTYGTTVSELLGETVPERDAVVRAADMEPTQAGGWTYWQAGAAGRGMQSLRVHVPYGAQGDIVRVHPGEEWLYVLKGRLRLRLGDTAHALAPGDSAHFDSLTPHRIAAADRDGAELLFVHTLLQSPTAALCLGPTTPGATS; this comes from the coding sequence ATGAGCCCCACCGAGCCGGGGACGGCCGAAGAGCCGTCCGCCGAGCTGCCCTCCGTCGCGCCGCAACTGCGTGAGCTGCGGCGCCGCGCCTCCCTCACTCTGGAGGCCGCCGCCCGCGCCGTCGGACTCTCGCCCGCCCATCTCTCCCGCCTGGAGACCGGGCGGCGCCAGCCCTCGCTGCCGATGCTGCTCGCACTCGCCCGTACCTACGGTACGACGGTCTCGGAGCTGCTCGGCGAAACGGTCCCCGAACGGGACGCGGTCGTCCGCGCCGCCGACATGGAGCCCACGCAGGCGGGCGGCTGGACGTACTGGCAGGCCGGCGCGGCGGGGCGCGGCATGCAGTCCCTGCGCGTACACGTCCCGTACGGAGCGCAGGGCGACATCGTGCGCGTCCACCCCGGCGAGGAGTGGCTGTACGTCCTCAAGGGACGGCTGCGGCTGCGCCTGGGGGACACCGCGCATGCGCTCGCGCCCGGCGACAGCGCGCACTTCGACTCGCTGACCCCGCACCGGATCGCCGCCGCGGACCGGGACGGTGCCGAACTGCTCTTCGTGCACACCCTGTTGCAGAGCCCTACGGCAGCGCTGTGCCTCGGTCCGACGACTCCAGGAGCGACTTCATGA
- the shc gene encoding squalene--hopene cyclase, with amino-acid sequence MTATTDGSTGALPPRAASASETRMTTPVAAGSLDVSDAAQRAIQRATDFLLTTQDAQGWWKGDLETNVTMDAEDLLLRQFLGILDEKTKHAAGLFIRGEQREDGTWATFYGGPGELSTTIEAYVALRLAGDSPDEPHMAKASAWIREQGGIASARVFTRIWLALFGWWKWDDLPELPPELIYFPKWMPLNIYDFGCWARQTIVPLTIVSAKRPVRPAPFPLDELHTDPANPNPIKPLAPAASWDGVFQRLDKALHAYRKVASRRLRKAAMNSAARWIIERQENDGCWGGIQPPAVYSLIALRLLGYDLQHPVMRAGLESLDRFAVWREDGARMIEACQSPVWDTCLATIALADAGLPADHPQLVKAADWMLGEEIVRPGDWSVRRPQLPPGGWAFEFHNDNYPDIDDTAEVVLALRRVKHHDPERAEKAIGRGVRWNLGMQSKNGAWGAFDVDNTSSFPNRLPFCDFGEVIDPPSADVTAHVVEMLAVEGLSHDPRTRRGVEWLLAEQEADGSWFGRWGVNYVYGTGSVVPALVAAGLPGSHPAIRRAVDWLETVQNDDGGWGEDLRSYKYVKEWSGRGASTASQTAWALLALLAAGERESKAVERGIAWLAQTQREDGTWDEPYFTGTGFPWDFSINYHLYRQVFPLTALGRYVHGEPFSGPQAKGS; translated from the coding sequence ATGACAGCGACGACCGACGGAAGCACCGGGGCACTCCCGCCCCGCGCGGCCTCGGCCAGCGAAACCCGTATGACGACTCCCGTGGCGGCCGGGAGCCTGGACGTATCGGACGCCGCCCAGCGCGCGATACAGCGCGCCACCGATTTCCTGCTCACGACGCAGGACGCCCAGGGCTGGTGGAAGGGCGACCTCGAGACGAACGTCACGATGGACGCCGAGGACCTGCTCCTCCGCCAGTTCCTGGGCATCCTCGACGAGAAGACCAAGCATGCCGCCGGACTGTTCATCCGCGGCGAGCAGCGCGAGGACGGCACCTGGGCCACCTTCTACGGCGGGCCCGGCGAACTCTCCACCACCATCGAGGCGTACGTAGCGCTGCGGCTGGCCGGTGACAGCCCGGACGAACCGCACATGGCGAAGGCCTCGGCCTGGATCCGTGAGCAGGGCGGCATCGCCTCCGCTCGGGTCTTCACGCGGATCTGGCTGGCCCTGTTCGGCTGGTGGAAGTGGGACGACCTGCCCGAACTCCCGCCGGAGCTCATCTACTTCCCCAAGTGGATGCCGCTGAACATCTACGACTTCGGCTGCTGGGCCCGGCAGACCATCGTGCCCCTCACCATCGTCTCGGCGAAGCGCCCGGTACGGCCCGCGCCGTTCCCGCTCGACGAACTGCACACCGACCCGGCCAACCCGAACCCCATCAAGCCGCTTGCTCCAGCGGCCAGTTGGGACGGCGTCTTCCAGCGGCTCGACAAGGCGCTGCACGCCTACCGGAAGGTCGCCTCGCGCCGGCTGCGCAAGGCCGCCATGAACAGTGCCGCCCGCTGGATCATCGAGCGGCAGGAGAACGACGGCTGCTGGGGCGGCATCCAGCCGCCCGCCGTGTACTCGCTCATCGCCCTGCGTCTGCTCGGCTACGACCTCCAACACCCGGTGATGCGGGCCGGGTTGGAGTCCCTGGACCGGTTCGCCGTATGGCGCGAGGACGGGGCCCGGATGATCGAGGCCTGCCAGTCACCGGTGTGGGACACCTGCCTGGCGACCATCGCGCTCGCCGACGCGGGCCTGCCCGCCGACCATCCGCAGCTGGTGAAGGCCGCGGACTGGATGCTCGGCGAGGAGATCGTCCGGCCCGGCGACTGGTCCGTACGCCGACCCCAACTGCCGCCGGGCGGCTGGGCGTTCGAGTTCCACAACGACAACTACCCCGACATCGACGACACCGCCGAGGTCGTCCTCGCGCTGCGCCGCGTCAAGCACCACGACCCGGAGCGCGCCGAGAAGGCCATCGGACGCGGTGTGCGCTGGAACCTCGGCATGCAGTCGAAGAACGGCGCGTGGGGCGCCTTCGACGTCGACAACACCAGCTCCTTCCCCAACAGGCTGCCGTTCTGCGACTTCGGTGAGGTGATCGACCCGCCGTCCGCCGATGTCACCGCGCACGTCGTGGAGATGCTCGCCGTCGAGGGACTGTCCCACGATCCCCGAACCCGGCGGGGCGTCGAGTGGCTGCTCGCCGAACAGGAGGCGGACGGCTCCTGGTTCGGCCGCTGGGGCGTCAACTACGTATACGGCACCGGGTCGGTGGTGCCCGCGCTGGTCGCCGCCGGACTGCCCGGCTCGCATCCGGCGATCCGCCGAGCCGTCGACTGGCTGGAGACGGTGCAGAACGACGACGGCGGCTGGGGCGAGGACCTGCGCTCGTACAAGTACGTCAAGGAATGGAGCGGCCGGGGCGCCTCCACCGCCTCGCAGACCGCCTGGGCCCTGCTCGCGCTGCTCGCGGCGGGGGAGCGGGAGTCCAAGGCAGTGGAGCGCGGGATCGCCTGGCTGGCCCAGACCCAGCGGGAGGACGGCACCTGGGACGAGCCGTACTTCACCGGCACCGGCTTCCCGTGGGACTTCTCGATCAACTACCACCTCTACCGGCAGGTCTTCCCGCTGACCGCACTCGGCCGGTACGTCCACGGCGAGCCGTTCAGCGGCCCGCAGGCGAAAGGGAGTTGA
- the ispG gene encoding flavodoxin-dependent (E)-4-hydroxy-3-methylbut-2-enyl-diphosphate synthase — translation MTVVSLGVPELPVRPIAERRVSRQIQVGPVAVGGGAPVSVQSMTTTRTSDIGATLQQIAELTASGCQIVRVACPTQDDADALATIARKSQIPVIADIHFQPKYVFAAIEAGCAAVRVNPGNIKQFDDKVKEIARAAKDHGTPIRIGVNAGSLDRRLLQKYGKATPEALVESALWEASLFEEHDFRDIKISVKHNDPVVMVNAYRQLAAQCDYPLHLGVTEAGPAFQGTIKSAVAFGALLSEGIGDTIRVSLSAPPAEECKVGIQILESLGLRERRLEIVSCPSCGRAQVDVYKLADEVTAGLEGMEVPLRVAVMGCVVNGPGEAREADLGVASGNGKGQIFVKGEVIKTVPESKIVETLIDEAMKIAEQMQKDGVASGDPAVTVS, via the coding sequence ATGACCGTAGTTTCCCTCGGGGTCCCCGAGCTGCCGGTCCGGCCGATCGCGGAGCGCCGCGTCTCGCGGCAGATCCAGGTCGGGCCGGTGGCGGTCGGGGGTGGGGCGCCGGTCTCGGTGCAGTCGATGACGACGACGCGTACGTCGGACATCGGTGCCACCTTGCAGCAGATCGCCGAGCTGACGGCGTCGGGCTGCCAGATCGTACGGGTGGCCTGTCCGACGCAGGATGACGCGGACGCGCTGGCCACCATCGCCAGGAAGTCGCAGATCCCGGTGATCGCGGACATTCATTTCCAGCCGAAGTACGTGTTCGCCGCGATCGAGGCGGGCTGTGCGGCGGTGCGGGTGAACCCGGGCAACATCAAGCAGTTCGACGACAAGGTCAAGGAGATCGCGCGGGCCGCCAAGGACCATGGCACGCCGATCCGGATCGGGGTCAACGCCGGTTCGCTGGATCGGCGGCTGCTGCAGAAGTACGGCAAGGCCACCCCCGAGGCACTCGTCGAGTCGGCGCTGTGGGAGGCCTCGCTGTTCGAGGAGCACGACTTCCGGGACATCAAGATCTCGGTGAAGCACAACGACCCGGTGGTGATGGTCAACGCCTACCGGCAACTGGCCGCCCAGTGCGACTACCCGCTGCACCTCGGCGTGACGGAGGCCGGCCCCGCCTTCCAGGGCACCATCAAGTCGGCGGTGGCCTTCGGCGCACTGCTCAGCGAGGGCATCGGCGACACCATCCGCGTGTCGTTGAGCGCCCCGCCCGCCGAGGAGTGCAAGGTCGGCATCCAGATCCTGGAGTCGCTGGGGCTGCGGGAGCGACGCCTGGAGATCGTCTCGTGCCCGTCCTGCGGTCGTGCCCAGGTGGACGTCTACAAGCTGGCCGACGAGGTCACCGCCGGCCTGGAGGGCATGGAGGTTCCGCTGCGGGTCGCGGTCATGGGCTGCGTGGTGAACGGTCCGGGCGAGGCGAGGGAAGCGGACCTGGGGGTCGCCTCCGGCAACGGCAAGGGGCAGATCTTTGTGAAGGGCGAGGTCATCAAGACGGTGCCCGAGTCGAAGATCGTGGAGACCCTGATCGACGAGGCGATGAAGATCGCGGAGCAGATGCAGAAGGACGGCGTCGCGTCGGGGGATCCGGCCGTCACCGTGAGTTGA
- a CDS encoding aspartate aminotransferase family protein gives MTAETPSPSGDFDLGKLLAGRAGERYELHARHLNHQLPRMLHTIGFDKYYERAEGAYFWDAEGNEYLDMLAGFGVMGLGRHHPVVRKALHDVLDAQLADLTRFDCQPLPGLLAEQLLTHSPHLDRVFFGNSGTEAVETALKFARYATGKPRVLYCAHAFHGLTTGSLSVNGESGFRDGFAPLLPDTAVPLGDLDVLERELRKGDVAALIVEPIQGKGVHESPPGYLRAAQELLHRHKALLIADEVQTGLGRTGDFYAYQHETGVEPDLVCVAKALSGGYVPVGATLGKDWIFKKVYSSMDRVLVHSASFGTNAQAMAAGLAVLSVLENEKIVANARAMGEELKSRLAALVDKYELLSEVRGRGLMIGIEFGRPKSLKLRSRWTMLQAARKGLFAQMVVVPLLQRHRILTQVSGDHLEVIKLIPPLIIGERDVDRFVDAFTDVMDDAHNGGGLMWDFGKTLVKQAVANR, from the coding sequence ATGACCGCCGAAACCCCTTCGCCGTCCGGGGACTTCGACCTCGGCAAACTACTCGCCGGGCGTGCGGGCGAACGCTACGAACTGCACGCCCGGCACCTCAACCACCAACTGCCGCGCATGCTGCACACCATCGGCTTCGACAAGTACTACGAGCGGGCCGAGGGCGCGTACTTCTGGGACGCGGAGGGCAACGAATACCTGGACATGCTCGCCGGGTTCGGGGTGATGGGCCTGGGCCGCCATCACCCCGTCGTCCGCAAGGCGCTTCACGACGTCCTCGACGCCCAGCTCGCCGACCTCACCCGCTTCGACTGCCAGCCGCTGCCGGGCCTGCTCGCCGAACAACTCCTCACCCACAGCCCGCACTTGGACCGGGTGTTCTTCGGCAACAGCGGTACGGAAGCGGTCGAGACGGCGCTGAAGTTCGCCCGGTACGCGACCGGGAAGCCCCGCGTCCTCTACTGCGCGCACGCCTTCCACGGACTGACCACCGGCTCGCTGTCCGTGAACGGCGAGTCCGGTTTCCGCGACGGCTTCGCACCGCTGCTGCCCGACACCGCGGTGCCGCTCGGCGATCTGGACGTACTGGAAAGGGAGTTGAGGAAGGGGGACGTCGCCGCTCTGATCGTCGAGCCGATCCAGGGCAAGGGTGTGCACGAGTCGCCGCCCGGATATCTGCGCGCCGCCCAGGAGTTGCTGCACCGGCACAAGGCGCTGCTCATCGCCGACGAAGTGCAGACCGGGCTCGGACGGACCGGAGACTTCTACGCCTACCAGCACGAAACCGGAGTCGAACCCGACCTGGTGTGTGTGGCGAAGGCACTGTCCGGCGGCTATGTGCCCGTCGGTGCGACCCTCGGCAAGGACTGGATCTTCAAGAAGGTCTACTCCTCGATGGACCGCGTCCTCGTGCACTCCGCGAGCTTCGGGACCAACGCACAGGCCATGGCAGCCGGCCTCGCCGTGCTCTCCGTGCTGGAGAACGAGAAGATCGTCGCGAACGCCCGTGCCATGGGAGAGGAGTTGAAGTCCCGGCTCGCGGCGCTCGTGGACAAGTACGAGCTGCTCAGTGAGGTACGCGGTCGGGGGCTGATGATCGGCATCGAGTTCGGCAGGCCCAAGTCCCTGAAGCTGCGCAGCCGTTGGACCATGCTGCAGGCGGCGCGCAAGGGGCTGTTCGCGCAGATGGTGGTCGTGCCACTGCTCCAGCGGCATCGGATCCTCACGCAGGTCTCGGGCGATCACCTCGAGGTGATAAAGCTGATTCCGCCACTGATCATCGGCGAACGGGATGTGGACCGGTTCGTGGACGCTTTCACCGACGTGATGGACGACGCGCACAACGGCGGTGGGCTGATGTGGGACTTCGGCAAGACACTCGTGAAGCAGGCGGTCGCCAACAGGTAG
- a CDS encoding phosphorylase family protein → MATTPAAAPLLIACALGIERLALRGGGRGGADGPVTVLRTGMGPLAADRAINRALAGPALRDAAVLATGFCAGLAPGMHPGDLVVAEETRDARGRTPCVGTELLVKELVRALPGRTVHTGPLTGSDHVVRGHERSELLRTGAIAVDMESAATLHSAVRAGSRPVAAVRVVVDAPEHELVRIGTVRGGISAFRVLRAVLPAFVEWHRSLLLPRR, encoded by the coding sequence ATGGCCACGACACCTGCCGCCGCCCCGCTGCTGATCGCCTGCGCGCTCGGCATCGAACGTCTTGCCCTGCGCGGGGGCGGGCGCGGCGGTGCGGACGGTCCGGTCACCGTGCTGCGGACCGGCATGGGGCCCCTGGCCGCCGACCGGGCGATCAACCGGGCGCTCGCCGGTCCGGCGCTGAGGGACGCGGCCGTCCTGGCCACGGGCTTCTGCGCCGGACTCGCGCCCGGCATGCACCCCGGTGACCTGGTCGTCGCCGAGGAGACCCGGGACGCTCGGGGCCGCACTCCGTGCGTGGGCACCGAGCTGCTCGTCAAGGAACTGGTGCGTGCCTTGCCCGGGCGCACCGTACACACCGGACCGCTCACCGGCTCCGACCACGTCGTCCGCGGACACGAACGGTCGGAACTGCTCAGGACCGGCGCAATCGCGGTCGACATGGAGTCGGCGGCCACACTCCACAGCGCCGTCCGCGCGGGCTCCCGCCCGGTTGCGGCCGTCCGGGTGGTCGTGGACGCTCCAGAACATGAACTCGTCCGGATCGGCACGGTACGCGGTGGAATATCGGCTTTCCGCGTTCTTCGTGCCGTCCTTCCCGCTTTCGTCGAATGGCACCGTTCTTTGCTGCTCCCCAGGAGGTGA
- a CDS encoding DUF6126 family protein codes for MRDMEEKFPRALWVRLIIYVAVGHLFAAFIYLLFTLGAQNQ; via the coding sequence ATGAGGGACATGGAAGAGAAGTTCCCGCGTGCTCTGTGGGTGCGGCTCATCATTTACGTGGCCGTCGGGCACCTCTTCGCGGCCTTCATCTATCTGCTGTTCACGCTGGGCGCCCAGAACCAGTAG
- the hpnH gene encoding adenosyl-hopene transferase HpnH → MAMPLRQSIKVATYLFEQKLRKRDKFPLIVELEPLYACNLKCEGCGKIQHPAGVLKQRMPVAQAVGAVLESGAPMVSIAGGEPLMHPKIDEIVRQLVARKKYVFLCTNAMLLRKKMDKFKPSPYFAFAVHIDGLRERHDESVAKEGVFDEAVEAIKEAKRRGFRVTTNSTFFNTDTPQTIIEVLNFLNDDLKVDEMMISPAYAYEKAPDQEHFLGVEQTRELFKKAFAGGNRRRWRLNHSPLFLDFLEGKVDFPCTAWAIPNYSLFGWQKPCYLMADGYVTTYRELIEDTDWDAYGRGKDPRCANCMAHCGYEPTAVLATMGSLKESLRAARETVSGNHG, encoded by the coding sequence ATGGCCATGCCGCTCCGTCAGTCCATCAAGGTGGCGACGTATCTCTTTGAACAGAAGTTGCGCAAGCGGGACAAGTTTCCGCTCATCGTCGAGCTGGAACCGCTGTACGCCTGCAACCTGAAATGCGAGGGCTGCGGCAAGATCCAGCACCCGGCCGGAGTGCTCAAGCAGCGCATGCCGGTGGCGCAGGCCGTCGGGGCGGTGCTCGAATCCGGTGCGCCCATGGTGTCCATCGCCGGCGGCGAACCCCTGATGCACCCGAAGATCGACGAGATCGTGCGGCAGCTCGTGGCCAGGAAGAAGTACGTCTTCCTGTGCACCAACGCCATGCTGCTGCGCAAGAAGATGGACAAGTTCAAGCCCTCGCCGTACTTCGCGTTCGCCGTGCACATCGACGGTCTGCGCGAGCGGCACGACGAGTCCGTCGCGAAGGAGGGGGTGTTCGACGAGGCCGTGGAGGCCATCAAGGAGGCCAAGCGCCGCGGCTTCCGGGTCACCACCAACTCGACCTTCTTCAACACCGACACCCCGCAGACCATCATCGAGGTGCTCAACTTCCTCAACGACGACCTGAAGGTCGACGAGATGATGATCTCGCCCGCCTACGCCTACGAGAAGGCACCCGACCAGGAGCACTTCCTCGGCGTCGAGCAGACCCGGGAGCTGTTCAAGAAGGCCTTCGCGGGCGGCAACCGGCGGCGCTGGCGGCTCAACCATTCGCCGCTGTTCCTCGACTTCCTCGAGGGCAAGGTCGACTTCCCCTGCACCGCGTGGGCGATCCCCAACTACTCGCTGTTCGGCTGGCAGAAGCCCTGCTACCTGATGGCCGACGGCTACGTCACGACGTACCGCGAACTCATCGAGGACACCGACTGGGACGCCTACGGCCGGGGCAAGGACCCGCGCTGCGCCAACTGCATGGCGCACTGCGGCTACGAGCCCACCGCGGTCCTGGCCACCATGGGCTCCCTCAAGGAGTCCCTGCGCGCCGCCCGCGAGACCGTCTCCGGAAACCACGGGTGA